A single region of the Silene latifolia isolate original U9 population chromosome 8, ASM4854445v1, whole genome shotgun sequence genome encodes:
- the LOC141595214 gene encoding uncharacterized protein LOC141595214, with amino-acid sequence MVSVDIIEMDAQYIHTKVLKKLNNNSFYVTFVYGFNKIEDKASLWQNLIRLNVQDPWIVMGDFNAVMYANERLGGLVKDEEMVPFQDTVAECDLQDLKSYGAFFTWNNKQPSDTRVFSRIDRALVNDSWLNVWTEFYATFTVEGEFDHCPCIISSARSLEFQKKPFKFFNMWCRAPEYHQVVQHNWNINVYGTAMFRVVKRLKLIKPSLKNLNGSLFSDIERNTDVSYKVMIHTQQELQKDPYNKQLMDIER; translated from the coding sequence ATGGTGTctgttgatatcattgaaatggATGCCCAGTATATCCATACAAAGGTCCTTAAAAAATTGAATAATAATAGTTTTTATGTCACTTTTGTGTATGGGTTCAATAAAATTGAAGACAAAGCTTCTCTTTGGCAAAATCTTATTAGACTGAATGTCCAAGATCCTTGGATTGTAATGGGGGATTTCAATGCTGTTATGTATGCTAATGAGAGACTTGGTGGATTAGTTAAGGATGAAGAAATGGTTCCTTTCCAAGATACTGTTGCTGAATGTGACCTGCAGGACCTGAAATCATATGGGGCTTTTTTTACGTGGAATAACAAGCAACCTAGTGATACTAGGGTGTTTAGCAGAATTGACCGAGCTTTGGTTAATGATAGTTGGCTTAATGTATGGACGGAGTTTTATGCTACTTTTACTGTTGAAGGAGAGTTTGATCACTGCCCTTGTATTATCTCTTCAGCAAGGAGTCTTGAGTTTCAGAAGAAACCATTTAAGTTCTTTAATATGTGGTGTAGGGCTCCTGAATATCACCAAGTTGTTCAGCATAATTGGAATATCAATGTCTATGGTACTGCTATGTTTAGGGTAGTTAAGAGGCTTAAGTTAATTAAGCCTTCCTTGAAAAATTTGAATGGGTCTCTCTTTTCAGATATTGAAAGAAACACTGATGTTTCTTATAAAGTTATGATTCATACTCAACAAGAACTTCAAAAGGATCCTTACAATAAGCAGCTAATGGATATTGAAAGATAA
- the LOC141595215 gene encoding uncharacterized protein LOC141595215, which yields MITRIRGWNKRKISYAGRLVLVKSVLAKVHTYWSQLFVLPMGVMDRIQALCRNFLWEGEDTYSKAPLVAWSVLCKDKKVGGMSQTNSRSWNIAAIGKLACSWAWRKVCEVKTKFMGAYATNQWQDISNPYTIAKGYRWLTQNDDVRVNWYGMTWNRFNTPKHCFIIWLMHKDRLLTLDRLLKMGICLKSLCYLCGVKDESLWHLTSECSYTKVCYQLMQDWIGVKVSGLQSGVVIMKERSQSMLIRLLKNAAIVGMFYHIWMIRNTCRLQHYVPRPAKVIHDVQREVKLWFQAVFDGQLKPYDLKWCRNHQLI from the exons ATGATTACCCGAATCAGAGGATGGAATAAGAGGAAGATTTCTTATGCTGGAAGGCTAGTGCTTGTCAAATCTGTCCTAGCTAAAGTGCATACTTATTGGTCCCAATTGTTTGTGCTACCCATGGGTGTGATGGATAGAATTCAAGCATTGTGTAGGAATTTTTTGTGGGAAGGTGAAGATACTTATTCCAAAGCTCCACTTGTTGCCTGGTCTGTGCTTTGCAAAGATAAGAAGGTTGGGGGTATGTCTCAAACTAATAGTAGAAGTTGGAACATTGCAGCAATTGGGAAGTTGGCCTG TTCCTGGGCATGGAGGAAAGTTTGTGAGGTGAAGACAAAATTTATGGGAGCTTATGCTACTAATCAATGGCAGGATATCAGCAATCCTTATACAATAGCTAAGGGCTACAGATGGCTCACACAAAATGATGATGTAAGGGTAAATTGGTATGGAATGACTTGGAACAGATTTAATACTCCTAAGCACTGCTTTATTATTTGGTTGATGCACAAAGACAGGCTCCTCACATTAGACAGATTGTTGAAAATGGGTATCTGCCTGAAAAGTCTCTGCTACTTATGTGGTGTTAAAGATGAGTCTCTGTGGCATTTGACATCAGAATGCTCTTACACTAAGGTATGCTATCAGCTTATGCAGGACTGGATTGGGGTCAAGGTATCAGGTTTGCAGTCTGGTGTCGTCATTATGAAAGAGAGATCCCAGTCTATGCTCATTAGGTTATTGAAAAATGCTGCAATAGTAGGCATGTTTTATCATATATGGATGATAAGGAATACTTGCAGACTCCAACACTATGTCCCAAGGCCAGCAAAGGTTATACACGATGTCCAAAGAGAAGTGAAGCTTTGGTTTCAGGCTGTATTTGATGGGCAGCTGAAGCCTTATGATCTGAAGTGGTGTAGGAATCATCAGCTAATATAG